One genomic window of Medicago truncatula cultivar Jemalong A17 chromosome 1, MtrunA17r5.0-ANR, whole genome shotgun sequence includes the following:
- the LOC25483021 gene encoding zinc finger protein 11 has translation MELEMITSSEDSDEQEVQDECIVTKRSYDCTFCKRGFTNARALGGHMNIHRKERTTYKAKQGTPNSSPFVPAVVSSQPSTYYCILEPPRNYDMYHQTSKTNPRNSPPTFQYDFLNTSSQSLLGTNLSLQIGSSHKGNDQVWRGIEKDGEGVDLELRLGHDSYSNY, from the coding sequence ATGGAATTAGAGATGATAACTTCTAGTGAAGATAGTGATGAGCAAGAAGTTCAAGATGAATGTATAGTAACCAAGAGATCTTATGATTGCACATTTTGCAAAAGGGGTTTCACTAATGCTAGGGCATTAGGAGGCCACATGAATATTCATAGGAAAGAAAGAACAACTTATAAGGCCAAACAAGGCACACCCAATTCCTCACCTTTTGTTCCAGCAGTTGTTTCAAGCCAACCTTCAACTTATTACTGCATTTTAGAGCCTCCTAGGAACTATGACATGTATCATCAAACATCAAAAACAAACCCTAGAAACTCTCCACCTACATTTCAATATGATTTTCTTAACACAAGCTCTCAATCTTTGTTGGGAACCAATTTGAGTCTCCAAATTGGTTCAAGCCATAAGGGCAATGATCAAGTTTGGAGAGGAATTGAGAAAGATGGTGAAGGGGTGGACCTAGAGCTTAGGCTTGGTCACGATTCATACTCAAACTACTAA